One Oncorhynchus gorbuscha isolate QuinsamMale2020 ecotype Even-year unplaced genomic scaffold, OgorEven_v1.0 Un_scaffold_1399, whole genome shotgun sequence genomic region harbors:
- the sgsm3 gene encoding small G protein signaling modulator 3 isoform X5 yields the protein MRPQLWMRLSGALQKKRTTEISYKEIVKNSTNDETTAAKQVLDAEIEKDLLRTMPSNACFCSLQSVGVPRLRRVLRGLAWLYPDIGYCQGTGMVVSCLLLFLEEEDVLWMMCALIEDLLPPSYFSSTLLGVQTDQRVLRQLIVQYLPSLDRLLQEHDIELSLITLHWFLTSFASVVDIRILLRIWDLLFYQGSVVLFQVTLGMLKMKEVDLLLSPLQEEELVSSENSASIFNTLSDLPSQLGDGAAVLGEAMRLAGALSQDTLEAQRNKHLAYILNEQAQLNTNNSHTLNNNLNKVVRRQSLRRKSTLSSLLWGEDEAEALKSKNIKQTELVAALREAITRTAEHFHCLDPRHTSTDLTPDYSMESHQRDHENFLVVSRNRRRRAKALLDFERHDDDELGFRKNDIITIFSQKDEHCWVGELNGLRGWFPAKFVEILDERSKEYSLAGDDSVTEAVTDLVRGTLCPALKAIFQHGLKKPSILGGPCHPWLFIEEAASREVERDFNSVYSRLVLCKTYRLDEDGKVLTPEELLYRAVQSVNMSHDSAHAQMDVKFRSLLCVGLNEQVLHLWLEVLCSSMPAVEKWYQPWSFLRSPGWVQIKCELRVLSKFAFSLSQDCELPAKKEEKDQRPLKEGVQDMLVKHHLFSWDIDG from the exons ATGAGACCACAG TTGTGGATGCGTCTGTCTGGAGCTCTGCAGAAGAAAAGGACTACAGAGATCTCCTACAAAGAGATCGTTAAGAACAGCACCAACGACGAGACCACTGCTGCCAAACAGGTACTGGATGCTGAG atAGAGAAGGACCTGTTGCGGACCATGCCCTCCAACGCGTGTTTCTGCAGCCTGCAGAGTGTGGGTGTTCCCAGGCTGAGGCGGGTACTGCGGGGCCTGGCATGGCTCTACCCAGACATCGGCTACTGCCAAGGCACAGGCATG GTGGTGTCATGTCTGTTGCTGTTCCTGGAGGAGGAGGACGTGCTGTGGATGATGTGTGCCCTGATTGAGGACCTGCTGCCACCCTCCTACTTCTCCTCCACCCTGCTGGGGGTCCAGACAGACCAGAGGGTCCTCAGACAGCTCATAGTCCAGTATCTACCAAGCCTGGACAGGCTTCTGCAGGAGCATGACATcg agtTGTCTCTGATCACGCTGCACTGGTTCCTGACATCGTTTGCCAGTGTGGTGGACATCCGCATCCTGCTGAGGATCTGGGACCTTCTGTTCTACCAGGGCTCTGTGGTCCTCTTCCAGGTCACACTGGGCATGCTCAAGATGAAG GAGGTtgaccttctcctctctcccctacaggAGGAGGAGCTGGTGTCCTCTGAGAACTCTGCGTCCATCTTCAACACGCTGTCCGATCTGCCCAGCCAGCTGGGTGACGGGGCTGCTGTACTGGGGGAGGCCATGAGGCTGGCGGGGGCGCTGTCCCAGGACACACTGGAGGCCCAGAGGAACAAACACCTGGCTTACATCCTCAATGAGCAGGCCCAGctcaacacaaacaactcccatACACTCAACAACAACCTCAATAAA GTTGTGAGGAGACAGTCGCTACGTAGGAAGTCCACTCTGAGCTCTCTGTTGTGGGGTGAGGACGAGGCGGAGGCTCTCAAGTCTAAGAACATCAAGCAGACAGAGCTGGTAGCAGCGCTCCGAGAGGCCATCACCCGCACCGCTGAACACTTCCACTGTCTGGACCCCCGACACACCAGCACT gaCCTGACTCCAGACTACTCCATGGAGAGCCACCAGAGAGACCACGAGAACTTCCTGGTTGTGTCTCGTAACCGACGGAGACGGGCCAAAGCCCTGTTGGACTTTGAGCGCCATGACGATGACGAACTGGGCTTCAGGAAGAACGACATCATCACA ATTTTTTCCCAGAAAGATGAGCACTGTTGGGTGGGAGAGCTCAATGGGCTGAGAG GTTGGTTTCCAGCCAAGTTCGTAGAAATCCTCGATGAGCGGAGCAAAGAG TACTCTCTGGCGGGTGATGACTCAGTGACTGAGGCGGTGACAGACCTGGTCAGAGGGACGTTGTGTCCTGCCCTGAAGGCCATCTTCCAACACGGTTTGAAGAAACCCTCCATACTGGGAGGACCCTGCCACCCCTGGCTCTTCATAGAGGAG GCAGCcagtagagaggtggagagggacttTAACTCGGTCTACTCCAGACTGGTGCTGTGTAAGACGTACAG attAGATGAGGATGGCAAGGTTCTCACACCAGAGGAGCTGCTCTATAGA GCGGTGCAGTCTGTAAATATGAGCCACGACTCTGCACACGCTCAGATGGACGTCAAATTCCGCTCGCTCCTCTGCGTGGGCCTCAA TGAGCAGGTGTTACACCTGTGGTTGGAGGTGTTGTGTTCCAGTATGCCTGCAGTGGAGAAGTGGTACCAGCCCTGGTCCTTCCTACGCAGCCCAGGATGGGTCCAGATCAAGTGTGAGCTCAG GGTTCTCTCGAAGTTTGCCTTCAGTCTCTCTCAGGACTGTGAGCTGCCTGCCAAGAAagag GAGAAAGATCAGAGGCCACTGAAGGAAGGAGTCCAAGACATGTTGGTGAAGCATCATCTCTTCAGCTGGGACATTGATGGCTAG
- the sgsm3 gene encoding small G protein signaling modulator 3 isoform X6 produces the protein MRPQLWMRLSGALQKKRTTEISYKEIVKNSTNDETTAAKQIEKDLLRTMPSNACFCSLQSVGVPRLRRVLRGLAWLYPDIGYCQGTGMVVSCLLLFLEEEDVLWMMCALIEDLLPPSYFSSTLLGVQTDQRVLRQLIVQYLPSLDRLLQEHDIELSLITLHWFLTSFASVVDIRILLRIWDLLFYQGSVVLFQVTLGMLKMKEVDLLLSPLQEEELVSSENSASIFNTLSDLPSQLGDGAAVLGEAMRLAGALSQDTLEAQRNKHLAYILNEQAQLNTNNSHTLNNNLNKVVRRQSLRRKSTLSSLLWGEDEAEALKSKNIKQTELVAALREAITRTAEHFHCLDPRHTSTDLTPDYSMESHQRDHENFLVVSRNRRRRAKALLDFERHDDDELGFRKNDIITIFSQKDEHCWVGELNGLRGWFPAKFVEILDERSKEYSLAGDDSVTEAVTDLVRGTLCPALKAIFQHGLKKPSILGGPCHPWLFIEEAASREVERDFNSVYSRLVLCKTYRLDEDGKVLTPEELLYRAVQSVNMSHDSAHAQMDVKFRSLLCVGLNEQVLHLWLEVLCSSMPAVEKWYQPWSFLRSPGWVQIKCELRVLSKFAFSLSQDCELPAKKEEKDQRPLKEGVQDMLVKHHLFSWDIDG, from the exons ATGAGACCACAG TTGTGGATGCGTCTGTCTGGAGCTCTGCAGAAGAAAAGGACTACAGAGATCTCCTACAAAGAGATCGTTAAGAACAGCACCAACGACGAGACCACTGCTGCCAAACAG atAGAGAAGGACCTGTTGCGGACCATGCCCTCCAACGCGTGTTTCTGCAGCCTGCAGAGTGTGGGTGTTCCCAGGCTGAGGCGGGTACTGCGGGGCCTGGCATGGCTCTACCCAGACATCGGCTACTGCCAAGGCACAGGCATG GTGGTGTCATGTCTGTTGCTGTTCCTGGAGGAGGAGGACGTGCTGTGGATGATGTGTGCCCTGATTGAGGACCTGCTGCCACCCTCCTACTTCTCCTCCACCCTGCTGGGGGTCCAGACAGACCAGAGGGTCCTCAGACAGCTCATAGTCCAGTATCTACCAAGCCTGGACAGGCTTCTGCAGGAGCATGACATcg agtTGTCTCTGATCACGCTGCACTGGTTCCTGACATCGTTTGCCAGTGTGGTGGACATCCGCATCCTGCTGAGGATCTGGGACCTTCTGTTCTACCAGGGCTCTGTGGTCCTCTTCCAGGTCACACTGGGCATGCTCAAGATGAAG GAGGTtgaccttctcctctctcccctacaggAGGAGGAGCTGGTGTCCTCTGAGAACTCTGCGTCCATCTTCAACACGCTGTCCGATCTGCCCAGCCAGCTGGGTGACGGGGCTGCTGTACTGGGGGAGGCCATGAGGCTGGCGGGGGCGCTGTCCCAGGACACACTGGAGGCCCAGAGGAACAAACACCTGGCTTACATCCTCAATGAGCAGGCCCAGctcaacacaaacaactcccatACACTCAACAACAACCTCAATAAA GTTGTGAGGAGACAGTCGCTACGTAGGAAGTCCACTCTGAGCTCTCTGTTGTGGGGTGAGGACGAGGCGGAGGCTCTCAAGTCTAAGAACATCAAGCAGACAGAGCTGGTAGCAGCGCTCCGAGAGGCCATCACCCGCACCGCTGAACACTTCCACTGTCTGGACCCCCGACACACCAGCACT gaCCTGACTCCAGACTACTCCATGGAGAGCCACCAGAGAGACCACGAGAACTTCCTGGTTGTGTCTCGTAACCGACGGAGACGGGCCAAAGCCCTGTTGGACTTTGAGCGCCATGACGATGACGAACTGGGCTTCAGGAAGAACGACATCATCACA ATTTTTTCCCAGAAAGATGAGCACTGTTGGGTGGGAGAGCTCAATGGGCTGAGAG GTTGGTTTCCAGCCAAGTTCGTAGAAATCCTCGATGAGCGGAGCAAAGAG TACTCTCTGGCGGGTGATGACTCAGTGACTGAGGCGGTGACAGACCTGGTCAGAGGGACGTTGTGTCCTGCCCTGAAGGCCATCTTCCAACACGGTTTGAAGAAACCCTCCATACTGGGAGGACCCTGCCACCCCTGGCTCTTCATAGAGGAG GCAGCcagtagagaggtggagagggacttTAACTCGGTCTACTCCAGACTGGTGCTGTGTAAGACGTACAG attAGATGAGGATGGCAAGGTTCTCACACCAGAGGAGCTGCTCTATAGA GCGGTGCAGTCTGTAAATATGAGCCACGACTCTGCACACGCTCAGATGGACGTCAAATTCCGCTCGCTCCTCTGCGTGGGCCTCAA TGAGCAGGTGTTACACCTGTGGTTGGAGGTGTTGTGTTCCAGTATGCCTGCAGTGGAGAAGTGGTACCAGCCCTGGTCCTTCCTACGCAGCCCAGGATGGGTCCAGATCAAGTGTGAGCTCAG GGTTCTCTCGAAGTTTGCCTTCAGTCTCTCTCAGGACTGTGAGCTGCCTGCCAAGAAagag GAGAAAGATCAGAGGCCACTGAAGGAAGGAGTCCAAGACATGTTGGTGAAGCATCATCTCTTCAGCTGGGACATTGATGGCTAG